A part of Myxococcus landrumus genomic DNA contains:
- a CDS encoding LysR family transcriptional regulator, translated as MDSLGSLNAFVQAAETRSFTAAGRNLGVSSSAIGKAIARLEERLGVRLFHRSTRTITLTPEGSLFLERCRRIFCEIEAAELELAQTREAPRGRLRVSMPLAGMLMMPTVSAFMRAYPEIELDLDFTDRLVDVIEEGFDGVVRAGEMHDSRLMARVLGTFRLILVGSPDYFARRGTPRKPEDLKSHACLQHRFASTGKLERWPLRKSRNKDLELPSTAVVNTIEPLIYMAEQGLGITCLPDFAIRGQLARGTLVTVLDSHLEHEGTFRMLWPSSRYLSPKLRVFVDFMAKHLFAA; from the coding sequence ATGGACAGCCTGGGCTCACTCAACGCCTTCGTTCAGGCGGCGGAGACTCGCAGCTTCACCGCCGCGGGGCGGAACCTGGGCGTGTCCTCCTCGGCCATCGGGAAGGCCATCGCGAGGCTGGAGGAGCGGCTGGGCGTCAGGCTCTTCCACCGCTCGACGCGCACCATCACCCTGACGCCGGAGGGCTCGCTCTTCCTCGAGCGCTGCCGGCGCATCTTCTGTGAAATCGAAGCCGCGGAGCTGGAGCTCGCGCAGACGCGGGAGGCGCCTCGCGGACGGTTGCGCGTGAGCATGCCCCTGGCGGGCATGTTGATGATGCCCACCGTGAGCGCGTTCATGCGCGCGTATCCGGAGATTGAGCTCGACCTCGACTTCACGGACCGGCTGGTGGATGTGATTGAGGAGGGCTTCGACGGCGTGGTGCGCGCGGGGGAGATGCACGACTCGCGGCTCATGGCCCGGGTGCTGGGCACCTTCCGGCTCATCCTGGTGGGCTCGCCCGACTACTTCGCGCGGCGAGGGACACCTCGCAAGCCCGAGGACCTCAAGTCCCACGCCTGCCTGCAACATCGCTTCGCATCCACTGGCAAGCTGGAGCGCTGGCCGCTGCGCAAGAGCCGCAACAAGGATCTGGAGCTGCCCTCGACGGCGGTGGTCAACACCATCGAGCCGCTCATCTACATGGCCGAGCAGGGGCTGGGCATCACCTGCCTGCCGGACTTCGCCATCCGAGGCCAGTTGGCGCGGGGCACGCTGGTGACGGTGCTCGACAGCCACCTGGAGCACGAGGGCACCTTCCGGATGCTCTGGCCCTCCAGCCGATACCTGTCCCCCAAGCTGCGGGTCTTCGTCGACTTCATGGCGAAACACCTCTTCGCGGCGTGA
- the xdhC gene encoding xanthine dehydrogenase accessory protein XdhC, translating into MWDWVRQLGEWAREDAPFAVATVTACQGSTPAEPGAKLLVRGDGVFHGTVGGGHLEQLVLADARGCLARGESRSFRYPLGAKLGQCCGGVVDVFVEPVNHGPRLYLFGAGHVGQSLCRILDGTPFRVHLVDERPEWLQGERIPDSVTRHEEPWEEFFAHAVWDARRTYVAVMTHRHDLDQDIIAAAVEKPARYLGLIGSKTKWARFRQRLEARGVPASRIDRVQCPMGLELGGKSPQEVAVSIAAGLLQLHHQPFVETHPEPSVSEPPRLRGVSSGE; encoded by the coding sequence ATGTGGGATTGGGTCCGCCAGCTAGGCGAGTGGGCGCGGGAGGATGCGCCGTTCGCCGTAGCCACCGTTACAGCCTGTCAGGGAAGCACACCGGCCGAGCCCGGCGCGAAGTTGCTGGTGCGGGGCGACGGCGTGTTTCACGGCACCGTGGGCGGCGGACACCTGGAGCAACTGGTCCTCGCCGACGCCCGGGGTTGCCTGGCGCGAGGTGAGTCCCGCTCGTTCCGCTACCCCCTGGGTGCGAAGCTGGGTCAGTGTTGTGGAGGCGTGGTGGACGTCTTCGTGGAGCCCGTCAACCACGGGCCTCGGCTGTATCTCTTCGGGGCGGGCCATGTCGGCCAGTCCCTGTGCCGCATCCTGGACGGCACGCCGTTCCGGGTGCACCTGGTGGACGAGCGCCCCGAGTGGCTCCAGGGCGAGCGCATCCCCGACTCCGTGACGCGCCATGAGGAGCCGTGGGAGGAGTTCTTCGCCCACGCGGTGTGGGACGCGCGGCGGACGTACGTCGCGGTGATGACGCACCGGCACGACCTGGACCAGGACATCATCGCCGCCGCGGTGGAGAAGCCCGCACGCTACCTGGGCCTCATCGGCAGCAAGACCAAGTGGGCGCGCTTCCGTCAGCGGTTGGAGGCGCGCGGCGTGCCGGCGTCTCGCATCGACCGTGTGCAGTGCCCCATGGGGCTGGAGCTGGGGGGCAAGTCGCCGCAGGAGGTCGCGGTGAGCATCGCCGCGGGACTGCTTCAGCTCCACCATCAGCCTTTCGTTGAAACCCACCCCGAGCCTTCCGTCTCGGAGCCGCCCCGCCTGCGCGGGGTTTCATCTGGAGAATGA
- the xdhB gene encoding xanthine dehydrogenase molybdopterin binding subunit, which produces MFEFRLNGSLVRVEDESPNTTLLDFLRAQGATGTKQGCAEGDCGACTVAMVDADAEGNRCLRAFNSCITLVPMVAGREVVTVEGVGSKEKPHPVQQAMVKHYGSQCGFCTPGFIVSMAEAYSRPEVCTPEAVADQLCGNICRCTGYRPIRDAMMEALAERDAKVGLRAPLPGTPLGGPAAALPSLRYEARGQKFLRPTTWAELLSLKATHPEAMLVAGATELGVDITKKSRRYPFLISTEAVEGLRAIRREADGWYVGGAATLVDLEDALGKEFPEVGKMLNVFASRQIRQRATLSGNLVTASPIGDMAPVLLALDAKMVLASTKGERTVALSDFFLAYRKTALQADEVVRFIVIPHAPSADSGLKRLANSYKVSKRRELDISIVAAGFCVELDAAGVVRSARLGYGGVAATPVRARRTEDMLVGRPWTRETMDKVLPVLAGELSPISDLRGSAEYRRGLIVSLFEKFFSGEHSPSLDAAPSFLADGRELPTDNTRSLRHDSALGHVTGSARYVDDLAQARPMLEVWPVCSPHAHARILRRDAAAAKAMPGVVTVLLAEDIPGMNDTGPIRHDEPLLAKDEVLFHGQLVALVVGESIDACRAAAGQVVVEYEPLPAILTVEEAIEKRSYHTEPHIIQRGDVEAALAASPRRLSGTVTMGGQEHFYLETHAAFAEKGDDGDITVVSSTQHPSEVQAVISHVLHIQRSRVVVQAPRMGGGFGGKETQGNAPAALVALAAWHTGKPVRWMMDRDVDMMVTGKRHPFHTTFEVGFDEQGKLLALNAQLVSNGGWSLDLSESITDRALFHLDNAYYIPATRYLGRVAKTHLVSNTAFRGFGGPQGMLLGEEILDRVARSLGLPSDEVRERNFYRGTGETNTTHYGQELEDERLPHLWRQLKDSSDFARRREDVAAFNARSPRIKRGLAMTPMKFGISFTATFLNQAGALVHVYRDGSVMVSHGGTEMGQGLHTKIQGVVMRELGVPEFALRVAKTATDKVPNTSATAASSGSDLNGAAVREACVTLRQRLEPVAVKLFADRKGHPVTPEQLVFRDGLVEVQGKPEVHVSFAEVVEAAYLARISLSTTGYYQTPGIGYDKAKGRGKPFLYFAYGAAVTEVEVDGHTGMKRVLRVDLLEDVGDSLNPGVDRGQIEGGFVQGMGWLTGEDLRWDAKGRLLTHSASTYPVPAFSDAPVDFRVSLLERARQPNTIHGSKAVGEPPLMLALSVREALKDAVGAFGHAGGEVELASPATHEALFLAIQKRLSQREGKDGLVAA; this is translated from the coding sequence ATGTTCGAGTTCCGGCTCAACGGGAGCCTGGTTCGCGTCGAGGACGAGTCACCCAACACCACGCTGCTCGACTTCCTTCGCGCCCAGGGCGCCACGGGGACGAAGCAAGGCTGCGCCGAGGGAGACTGCGGCGCGTGCACCGTGGCCATGGTGGACGCCGACGCCGAGGGCAACCGCTGCCTGCGCGCGTTCAACAGCTGCATCACCCTGGTGCCCATGGTGGCCGGGCGTGAGGTGGTGACGGTGGAGGGCGTGGGCTCGAAGGAGAAGCCCCACCCTGTCCAGCAGGCGATGGTGAAGCACTACGGTTCGCAGTGTGGCTTCTGCACGCCAGGCTTCATCGTCTCCATGGCGGAAGCGTACTCGCGACCGGAGGTCTGTACGCCCGAGGCCGTGGCGGACCAGCTCTGTGGAAACATCTGCCGCTGTACCGGTTACCGGCCCATCCGCGATGCGATGATGGAGGCGCTCGCCGAGCGCGACGCCAAGGTGGGCCTGCGGGCGCCGCTCCCGGGAACGCCGCTGGGGGGCCCCGCCGCCGCCCTGCCCTCGCTGCGCTACGAGGCGCGTGGACAGAAGTTCCTGCGGCCTACGACGTGGGCGGAGCTGCTCTCGCTCAAGGCCACGCATCCGGAGGCGATGCTCGTGGCGGGCGCCACGGAGCTGGGCGTGGACATCACCAAGAAGTCCCGCCGCTATCCGTTCCTCATCTCCACCGAGGCCGTGGAGGGCCTGCGCGCCATCCGCCGCGAGGCGGACGGTTGGTACGTGGGCGGCGCGGCGACGCTCGTCGACCTGGAAGATGCGCTGGGCAAGGAGTTCCCCGAGGTGGGGAAGATGCTCAACGTCTTCGCCTCGCGGCAGATTCGTCAGCGCGCCACGCTCTCCGGCAACCTGGTGACGGCGTCTCCCATTGGCGACATGGCGCCGGTGCTGCTCGCGCTGGACGCGAAGATGGTGCTGGCGTCGACGAAGGGCGAGCGGACGGTGGCGCTGTCGGACTTCTTCCTCGCGTACCGCAAGACGGCGCTCCAAGCGGATGAGGTGGTGCGCTTCATCGTCATCCCGCATGCGCCGTCGGCGGACAGCGGACTGAAGCGGCTGGCGAACTCGTACAAGGTCTCCAAGCGGCGTGAGCTGGACATCAGCATCGTCGCCGCGGGCTTCTGCGTGGAGCTGGACGCGGCGGGCGTGGTGCGCTCGGCGCGGCTGGGCTACGGCGGTGTCGCGGCCACCCCCGTTCGCGCGCGTCGCACCGAGGACATGCTCGTGGGGCGGCCGTGGACCCGGGAGACGATGGACAAGGTGCTGCCCGTGCTCGCGGGAGAGCTGTCCCCCATCAGCGACCTGCGCGGGAGCGCGGAGTACCGGCGTGGGCTCATCGTGAGCCTGTTCGAGAAGTTCTTCTCGGGGGAGCACAGCCCCTCGCTGGACGCGGCGCCGAGCTTCCTCGCGGATGGACGCGAGCTGCCCACCGACAACACCCGCTCGCTCCGCCATGACAGCGCGCTGGGCCATGTCACTGGGAGCGCGCGGTACGTGGATGACCTGGCGCAGGCCCGGCCGATGCTCGAGGTGTGGCCGGTGTGCTCGCCTCATGCGCACGCCCGCATCCTCCGGAGGGATGCCGCGGCGGCCAAGGCAATGCCTGGCGTGGTGACGGTCCTCCTCGCCGAGGACATCCCCGGCATGAACGACACCGGCCCCATCCGCCACGATGAGCCCTTGCTCGCGAAGGATGAGGTGCTGTTCCACGGACAGCTCGTCGCGCTGGTGGTGGGCGAGTCCATCGACGCGTGCCGCGCCGCCGCGGGCCAGGTCGTGGTGGAGTACGAGCCTCTGCCGGCCATCCTCACCGTCGAAGAGGCCATCGAGAAGCGCAGCTACCACACCGAGCCGCACATCATTCAGCGCGGGGACGTGGAGGCAGCGCTCGCGGCGAGCCCTCGGCGGCTGTCCGGCACGGTGACGATGGGCGGGCAGGAGCACTTCTACCTGGAGACCCACGCCGCGTTCGCCGAGAAGGGCGACGACGGCGACATCACGGTGGTCTCCTCCACGCAGCACCCGTCCGAGGTGCAGGCCGTCATCTCCCACGTGCTGCACATCCAGCGAAGCCGTGTGGTGGTGCAGGCGCCGCGCATGGGCGGCGGCTTCGGTGGCAAGGAGACGCAGGGCAACGCGCCCGCCGCGCTGGTCGCGCTGGCCGCGTGGCACACGGGCAAGCCCGTGCGATGGATGATGGACCGCGACGTGGACATGATGGTCACGGGCAAGCGCCATCCCTTCCACACCACCTTCGAGGTGGGCTTCGACGAGCAGGGCAAGCTGCTCGCCCTCAACGCGCAGCTCGTGTCCAACGGCGGCTGGTCCCTGGACCTGTCCGAGTCGATTACGGACCGCGCCCTCTTCCACCTCGACAACGCGTACTACATCCCCGCGACGCGCTACCTGGGGCGCGTGGCGAAGACACACCTGGTCTCCAACACCGCCTTCCGAGGCTTCGGTGGCCCTCAGGGCATGCTGTTGGGCGAGGAGATTCTCGACCGAGTGGCGCGCTCGCTGGGACTGCCCTCCGACGAGGTCCGCGAGCGGAACTTCTACCGGGGCACCGGCGAGACGAACACGACGCACTACGGCCAGGAGCTGGAGGACGAGCGGCTGCCGCACCTCTGGCGACAGTTGAAGGACTCGTCGGACTTCGCGCGCCGCCGCGAGGACGTGGCCGCATTCAACGCCCGCTCACCGCGCATCAAGCGCGGGCTGGCGATGACGCCCATGAAGTTCGGCATCTCCTTCACGGCGACGTTCCTCAACCAGGCGGGTGCGCTGGTCCACGTGTATCGGGATGGCTCGGTGATGGTGTCGCATGGCGGCACCGAGATGGGCCAGGGCCTGCACACGAAGATTCAGGGCGTGGTCATGCGGGAGCTCGGTGTTCCCGAGTTCGCGCTCCGCGTGGCGAAGACAGCCACGGACAAGGTGCCCAACACCTCCGCCACGGCGGCGTCGAGCGGCTCGGACTTGAACGGTGCGGCCGTGCGCGAGGCGTGCGTGACACTGCGCCAGCGATTGGAGCCCGTGGCCGTGAAGCTGTTCGCGGACCGGAAGGGCCACCCGGTGACGCCCGAGCAGCTCGTGTTCCGCGATGGGCTCGTGGAGGTCCAGGGCAAGCCCGAGGTCCACGTGAGCTTCGCGGAGGTGGTGGAGGCCGCGTACCTGGCTCGCATCAGCCTGTCCACGACGGGGTACTACCAGACGCCCGGCATCGGCTACGACAAGGCCAAGGGCCGAGGAAAGCCGTTCCTCTACTTCGCCTACGGCGCGGCGGTGACGGAGGTGGAGGTCGACGGGCACACGGGCATGAAGCGGGTGCTGCGTGTGGACCTGCTCGAGGACGTGGGCGACTCGCTCAACCCGGGCGTGGACCGGGGACAGATTGAAGGCGGCTTCGTCCAGGGCATGGGCTGGCTGACGGGCGAGGACCTGCGCTGGGATGCCAAGGGCCGGTTGCTTACGCACTCGGCCAGCACGTATCCCGTGCCTGCCTTCAGCGACGCGCCCGTGGACTTCCGCGTGAGCCTGCTGGAGCGCGCGCGGCAGCCCAACACCATCCACGGCAGCAAGGCCGTGGGCGAGCCGCCGCTGATGCTGGCCCTCTCCGTGCGAGAGGCTCTGAAGGACGCGGTCGGCGCCTTCGGCCACGCGGGCGGCGAGGTGGAGCTGGCCTCTCCGGCGACACACGAGGCCCTGTTCCTCGCCATCCAGAAGCGGCTGAGCCAGCGCGAAGGAAAAGACGGACTCGTGGCGGCCTGA
- a CDS encoding serine aminopeptidase domain-containing protein, translating into MQATAESPGYLSQGEDSLYFVHHGALTERRAAVLLAGPLGLEREHGYVVWVRWARHLAARGVDVLRLDYRGCGESTGRFDEATFPRWEEDLRTGLEHLRKACPGVPLMVHGLRLGALLAARVFRTERVDGLLMWDPPESGQTHLMEVLRRKVAADNLEGTGGQARSREDYVAALEAGRTVEVEGLAWSRSLWRSAEGYALALPDKEEPRPWRVVHLDGRPAERFLVPERSHSVRAPRPFFWTTSNRLLPELTNLYEDGVSFIAKTSVPLEARP; encoded by the coding sequence ATGCAGGCCACGGCGGAGTCACCCGGGTATCTCTCCCAGGGCGAGGACTCTCTTTATTTCGTTCACCACGGCGCGCTCACCGAGCGGAGGGCCGCGGTGTTGCTCGCGGGGCCGTTGGGCCTGGAGCGAGAGCACGGCTACGTCGTCTGGGTTCGCTGGGCGCGCCATCTCGCGGCCCGGGGCGTGGACGTGCTGCGTCTGGACTATCGAGGCTGTGGCGAGAGCACGGGGCGCTTCGACGAGGCGACCTTCCCGCGTTGGGAGGAAGACCTGCGCACGGGCCTGGAGCATCTGCGCAAGGCGTGTCCGGGCGTGCCGCTCATGGTGCACGGGTTGCGGTTGGGGGCGCTCCTGGCCGCGCGAGTGTTCCGGACGGAGCGCGTGGATGGGCTGTTGATGTGGGATCCCCCAGAGTCGGGGCAGACACACCTGATGGAGGTCCTCCGCCGCAAGGTGGCGGCGGACAACCTGGAAGGTACGGGAGGGCAGGCTCGCTCCCGCGAGGACTATGTGGCGGCGCTGGAGGCGGGGCGCACCGTGGAAGTCGAGGGCCTCGCGTGGTCCCGAAGCCTGTGGCGCAGCGCCGAAGGCTACGCGTTGGCGCTTCCCGACAAGGAGGAGCCTCGGCCGTGGCGGGTGGTCCATCTCGATGGCCGACCGGCGGAGCGGTTCCTCGTGCCGGAGCGGAGTCACTCGGTCCGCGCGCCGAGGCCCTTCTTCTGGACCACCAGCAATCGGCTTTTGCCGGAGCTGACGAACCTCTATGAGGACGGCGTGAGCTTCATCGCGAAGACCTCGGTGCCTCTGGAGGCGCGGCCATGA
- a CDS encoding tetratricopeptide repeat protein, giving the protein MTVRLLVVVLLGVSACATTSQSDAYTGPGSCEQGAELPCAEWGAKLLREGDRPRAIEAYGKSCETGNLSSCMTEGRLRKEAGDYSGAEKPLRKVYETDDPQAAEVLAEVYEARGGVGDRQAAEDLRHAAPALNKPATEVMYAFRATTEHGARGELSFNLQPMAFLDRRLGFGANVVLGGGRSAEFNGTFAYQHYVSDWLVPYGKMMLGKMQDGDYHAMNMGGEVGAKLCLEDIGHLNMALGVSRGSGGYFSIGIGINGIIALAILAGMR; this is encoded by the coding sequence ATGACGGTGCGCCTTCTCGTGGTGGTTCTTCTCGGAGTCTCAGCCTGCGCGACCACGTCCCAGTCGGACGCGTACACGGGTCCTGGGTCCTGTGAGCAGGGCGCGGAGCTGCCGTGCGCGGAGTGGGGCGCGAAGCTGCTGCGCGAAGGCGACCGGCCCCGGGCCATCGAGGCCTACGGCAAGTCGTGTGAGACGGGGAACCTCTCGAGCTGCATGACGGAGGGGCGGCTGCGCAAAGAGGCCGGCGACTACTCGGGCGCGGAGAAGCCGCTGCGCAAGGTGTACGAGACCGACGACCCGCAGGCCGCCGAGGTCCTCGCGGAAGTCTATGAGGCGCGCGGAGGCGTCGGGGACCGTCAGGCCGCGGAGGACCTCCGGCATGCGGCGCCCGCGCTCAACAAGCCGGCCACGGAAGTGATGTACGCGTTCCGAGCCACGACCGAGCACGGGGCCCGAGGGGAGCTGTCCTTCAACCTCCAACCCATGGCGTTCCTCGACCGGAGGCTCGGCTTTGGCGCCAATGTCGTGCTGGGCGGAGGGCGCTCGGCGGAGTTCAACGGGACCTTCGCCTATCAGCACTACGTCTCGGACTGGCTCGTCCCCTACGGGAAGATGATGCTCGGGAAGATGCAGGACGGGGACTACCACGCCATGAACATGGGAGGGGAGGTCGGCGCGAAGCTCTGCCTGGAGGACATCGGCCACCTGAACATGGCGCTGGGCGTGAGCCGTGGCAGCGGTGGTTACTTCTCTATCGGCATTGGCATCAACGGCATCATCGCCCTCGCGATCCTGGCGGGGATGCGCTGA
- a CDS encoding collagen-like protein gives MAVSGCTKSGEQGPIGPPGPEGPRGATGPHGLAGPQGPAGPRGEVGAPGSQGAPGVQGGTGAQGPAGPQGEPGASKYFYVDAEGREVDADVYLGIWPDEAGRLWLLDPDTLKTSGSPISLYFTDVDCAGQGYATSFYLPRRVLRHPRGGFVVRPDAAPTVAFVYRSMLFPDGTCQTNPGGSESQSNGFLLPATQQLTPPVIPFRAPLHLERRP, from the coding sequence GTGGCGGTATCAGGTTGCACCAAGAGCGGTGAGCAAGGCCCCATCGGCCCTCCGGGCCCCGAGGGTCCGCGTGGCGCCACGGGCCCGCATGGCCTTGCGGGGCCTCAAGGACCTGCGGGCCCGAGGGGCGAGGTCGGTGCCCCGGGTTCCCAGGGCGCGCCCGGTGTCCAGGGTGGCACGGGCGCCCAGGGCCCCGCGGGCCCCCAGGGCGAGCCTGGCGCATCGAAGTACTTCTACGTGGACGCGGAGGGGCGGGAGGTCGACGCGGATGTCTACCTCGGCATCTGGCCCGACGAGGCCGGCCGACTCTGGCTCCTCGACCCCGACACCCTCAAGACGTCCGGGAGCCCCATCTCCCTCTACTTCACGGACGTCGACTGCGCGGGGCAAGGCTACGCCACCTCGTTCTACCTGCCGCGACGGGTCTTGAGACATCCGCGAGGGGGCTTCGTCGTGCGCCCGGATGCCGCGCCCACCGTCGCCTTCGTCTATCGCTCCATGCTCTTTCCGGACGGCACCTGCCAGACCAACCCCGGGGGCAGCGAGTCCCAGAGCAACGGCTTCCTCCTGCCAGCAACCCAGCAGCTCACGCCGCCTGTCATTCCGTTCCGCGCGCCGCTCCACCTCGAGCGCCGCCCGTAG
- a CDS encoding endonuclease/exonuclease/phosphatase family protein — MKVPEVLEHLPGVGPLLGRMATPPDEPHPREDPTLVLPSLDAFTLPSTERKLGDGRTLVVRNPEVRPPRGPGLSVMTFNILLGGQRREALLAYFDELEAEGRMPDVIGLQEANVPISVLLSSRYGFHLAYFGHDGGPSARLINGKAFLSRHPLLEAVHYTYVLSEAERAAAIQRRGGDPFELVEDRGALRVHLEVDGLPVALYNVHHALGDSGINAHNLRQLNTLLRHRKVPPAIALGDFNANTAIKRGGSWLMAHLKTYDDTDTVEEYAVRYGEPHASVGDHGVGNIADPRLRHELHVLEQGLPETIAHAAATRVRLHGGAVMTPKQALTELRSGKVARGSEHWLRLQDVADSATLSSLPDESGVVPATGKRFDNLYASPELEPILFEVDRSTESSDHQPVVAHYTPRARTTPLASVTRERSPRS, encoded by the coding sequence ATGAAGGTGCCCGAGGTCCTGGAGCACCTGCCGGGCGTGGGCCCCCTGCTCGGCCGGATGGCCACTCCTCCCGACGAGCCGCATCCGCGCGAGGACCCCACGCTCGTCCTGCCGAGCCTCGATGCCTTCACGCTGCCCTCGACGGAGCGCAAGCTGGGCGACGGCCGCACCCTCGTCGTCCGCAATCCCGAGGTCCGTCCTCCGCGCGGCCCCGGGCTCTCCGTCATGACGTTCAACATCCTGCTCGGGGGGCAGAGACGGGAGGCCTTGCTCGCGTACTTCGATGAGCTGGAAGCCGAGGGCCGGATGCCCGACGTCATCGGCCTCCAGGAGGCCAACGTCCCCATCTCCGTGCTGCTGTCTTCCCGGTATGGCTTTCACCTGGCCTACTTCGGACACGACGGCGGCCCGAGCGCGCGGCTCATCAATGGCAAGGCATTCCTCTCCCGCCATCCCCTGCTCGAAGCCGTCCACTACACCTATGTCCTCTCCGAGGCGGAACGCGCCGCCGCCATCCAGCGCCGGGGCGGAGACCCGTTCGAGCTCGTCGAGGACCGGGGCGCGCTCCGGGTCCACCTGGAGGTCGATGGACTCCCTGTCGCCCTCTACAACGTGCATCACGCCCTGGGAGACTCCGGCATCAACGCGCACAACCTGCGGCAGCTCAACACGCTGCTGCGCCACCGGAAGGTTCCTCCCGCCATCGCGCTGGGTGACTTCAACGCCAACACCGCCATCAAGCGCGGGGGCTCCTGGCTGATGGCGCACCTCAAGACCTACGACGACACGGACACGGTGGAGGAGTACGCCGTGCGCTACGGCGAGCCTCACGCCAGCGTCGGTGACCACGGCGTGGGGAACATCGCGGACCCTCGCCTGCGACACGAGTTGCATGTGCTCGAACAAGGCCTCCCGGAGACCATCGCCCACGCGGCCGCCACCCGGGTCCGCCTGCACGGCGGCGCGGTGATGACACCCAAACAAGCCCTCACCGAGCTGCGCTCCGGCAAAGTGGCTCGCGGCAGCGAACACTGGCTGCGATTGCAGGACGTCGCCGACAGCGCCACCCTCTCCTCGCTTCCGGATGAGTCCGGCGTCGTCCCCGCCACGGGCAAGCGCTTCGACAACCTCTACGCCAGTCCCGAGTTGGAGCCCATCCTCTTCGAGGTCGACCGGAGCACCGAGTCCTCGGACCACCAGCCCGTGGTGGCGCACTACACCCCGCGCGCCCGCACCACCCCACTGGCCTCCGTCACACGAGAACGAAGTCCACGCTCTTGA
- a CDS encoding peptidoglycan-binding domain-containing protein — protein sequence MKRLPGGLMSELELEKVYRRGEVSPGVRRVQEWLTLNGFAVAIDGDFGPATEAALKRFQAKTGLPVTGVADAATFARLSASLRSALGQLAPEGRSLGELTVAYAAQHLRHLPREVGGRNRGPWVRLYLDGNEGESWCWSAGFATYCLHQAARTLGVEMPVERTFSSDLLAAQSRVRERFLSTLSAPPDRILIRPGSLFLRRRTRGDWVQAGIVTEVDEETFQTIEANTNDEGTHEGHEVCARTRGFKSVDFVLV from the coding sequence ATGAAGCGGCTTCCGGGGGGCCTCATGAGCGAGCTGGAGTTGGAGAAGGTCTATCGCCGGGGCGAGGTGTCCCCGGGTGTTCGGCGCGTCCAGGAATGGCTGACGCTGAATGGCTTTGCCGTCGCCATTGATGGTGACTTCGGCCCCGCGACGGAAGCCGCGCTCAAGCGCTTCCAGGCGAAGACGGGGCTGCCCGTCACGGGGGTCGCAGATGCAGCCACCTTCGCACGGCTGTCCGCGTCGCTGCGGTCCGCGCTCGGGCAGCTCGCCCCCGAGGGCCGTTCGCTCGGAGAGCTGACCGTGGCGTACGCGGCGCAGCACCTGCGCCACCTTCCTCGCGAGGTGGGCGGACGCAATCGAGGGCCGTGGGTGCGTCTGTATTTGGATGGGAATGAAGGGGAGTCCTGGTGCTGGTCCGCCGGCTTCGCGACCTATTGCTTGCATCAGGCGGCGAGGACGCTGGGGGTGGAGATGCCCGTGGAGCGGACCTTCTCGAGCGACCTGCTGGCCGCGCAGAGCCGGGTGCGTGAGCGTTTCCTGTCCACGCTGAGCGCGCCCCCGGACCGCATCCTCATCCGGCCGGGAAGCCTCTTCCTGCGGCGAAGGACTCGGGGGGACTGGGTCCAGGCGGGCATCGTCACCGAGGTGGACGAGGAGACCTTTCAGACCATCGAGGCCAACACGAACGACGAGGGGACCCACGAGGGCCACGAAGTCTGCGCCCGGACCCGCGGCTTCAAGAGCGTGGACTTCGTTCTCGTGTGA
- a CDS encoding TetR/AcrR family transcriptional regulator — MRTTMVYQWYTMPLPRFLRLPKERQREILAIARAHFARDGIEGASYNQIISDAGISKTAAYQYFDGKDDLAATVLAEVKARVLGVLGTWEAATSARAFWERLRLSSARLVDHLAKNPEDLALLGAAPGGAPDEVGLAWFEAVVDDGLRLGVIRNDVDRALLLGVTRAFFQAADAWALQGMHAGATVDTSLTWSLLEGLWSPRKGARQGGTT; from the coding sequence GTGCGCACCACCATGGTGTACCAGTGGTACACCATGCCTCTTCCTCGCTTCCTCCGACTGCCGAAAGAGCGGCAGCGGGAAATCCTCGCGATTGCGCGCGCTCACTTCGCTCGGGATGGCATCGAGGGCGCGTCGTACAACCAGATCATCTCGGACGCTGGCATCTCGAAGACGGCGGCGTATCAGTACTTCGATGGCAAGGATGACCTCGCGGCGACGGTGCTCGCGGAGGTGAAGGCTCGGGTCCTGGGGGTCCTTGGGACTTGGGAGGCCGCGACGTCGGCCCGTGCGTTCTGGGAGCGATTGCGGCTGAGCAGTGCCCGGCTCGTCGACCATCTGGCGAAGAACCCCGAGGACCTCGCGCTCCTGGGCGCAGCGCCTGGCGGGGCTCCGGACGAGGTGGGGCTGGCGTGGTTCGAGGCGGTGGTGGATGACGGGCTCCGGCTCGGTGTCATCCGGAATGACGTGGACCGCGCCCTGCTCCTGGGGGTGACGCGGGCGTTCTTCCAGGCCGCGGATGCGTGGGCCCTGCAGGGGATGCACGCGGGGGCCACAGTCGACACGTCGCTGACGTGGAGCTTGCTTGAGGGGCTGTGGTCACCGCGCAAGGGCGCCAGGCAAGGAGGAACGACATGA